The following are encoded in a window of Thalassotalea insulae genomic DNA:
- a CDS encoding class II aldolase/adducin family protein, with the protein MFEIPQLDLKNNVSPQEWQTRVDLAACYRLVAMQGWDDLIYTHISARIPGTDYLLINAFGLTFEEITASNLVKIDIDGNIIDANCPFEINPAGFTIHSAVHQARHEEQCVLHLHTNETIAVASLKEGLLPLSQYSAFALASMSYHEYEGLAVNSDEKSRLQQDLGSANFMLLRNHGALTLGKTIGDAYMHMYDLTRACQIQLQIMASGMQPIEIEQAIVDGIKAQANVVHTGLTGGQKSWPAMLRRVYRADPSFAS; encoded by the coding sequence ATGTTTGAAATTCCACAACTTGATTTAAAAAATAACGTCTCGCCACAAGAGTGGCAAACTCGCGTTGACTTAGCCGCTTGTTATCGTCTCGTGGCGATGCAGGGCTGGGATGATTTGATTTATACTCATATTTCAGCGCGCATTCCGGGAACTGACTACCTACTGATTAACGCATTCGGCTTAACGTTTGAGGAAATCACCGCCTCGAACTTAGTGAAAATAGATATTGACGGCAATATTATTGATGCTAACTGCCCATTTGAAATTAACCCGGCAGGTTTTACCATTCATAGTGCTGTACATCAGGCCCGTCATGAAGAACAATGCGTATTACATTTGCATACTAACGAAACTATTGCGGTAGCTAGTCTAAAAGAAGGTTTGTTACCGCTGAGTCAGTATTCTGCCTTTGCTTTGGCGTCAATGAGCTATCATGAATATGAAGGCCTTGCGGTTAATTCCGATGAAAAATCGCGTTTACAGCAAGATTTAGGTAGTGCAAATTTTATGTTATTGCGCAATCATGGCGCATTAACCTTAGGAAAAACAATCGGTGATGCTTACATGCATATGTATGATCTCACCCGAGCTTGCCAAATCCAGTTACAAATCATGGCCTCAGGTATGCAACCGATTGAAATCGAGCAAGCTATTGTCGATGGTATTAAAGCGCAGGCGAATGTAGTACATACCGGATTAACCGGTGGTCAAAAATCTTGGCCGGCAATGCTACGCCGTGTTTATCGTGCCGATCCATCATTTGCCAGCTAA
- a CDS encoding methyl-accepting chemotaxis protein, which translates to MFNRLHIKLLIPGLAVGLLAMLLVALFFGEMTKGGIILFLAVTVTGQFAVSFVFSERFLNKRIAGLKHYLGLVVSVDHAPTAPLKDNSNDDFAQVVNELSQFIDNLSDVIKDIRSESETLREGAGSLTSQISDSVIAVDQSSEQISQMASSIEQVASTSSTLSESAAQVSETTNQVLSILQQGTSSSNTSQHTVEEFAKEVTEMANDLALLQEECSRIGSVLDVIRGIAEQTNLLALNAAIEAARAGEQGRGFAVVADEVRALAHRTQESTVEIQSMVEGLQEKSNNAVNAIAKGQTLTQDSLQHSAEVVEALEKIGQVFTEVDTLTSQIASGTHEQQHSTSSINDNMSAVVALSQEINHGLNRVAEHAEQQKATAEEVDVTLNRICV; encoded by the coding sequence ATGTTCAATCGATTACATATAAAACTACTTATCCCAGGCTTGGCTGTTGGATTACTTGCTATGTTGTTAGTTGCGCTGTTTTTCGGCGAAATGACTAAAGGCGGTATTATCCTATTTCTAGCTGTTACTGTGACAGGACAATTTGCAGTGAGTTTTGTTTTTTCTGAGCGCTTTCTTAATAAGCGAATTGCTGGATTAAAACATTATTTAGGTTTAGTGGTGAGTGTCGATCATGCGCCAACAGCGCCATTAAAAGATAACAGTAATGATGATTTTGCTCAGGTAGTTAATGAGCTCAGTCAATTTATCGATAACCTATCAGATGTTATTAAAGATATACGCAGTGAATCTGAGACACTTAGAGAAGGTGCCGGTTCGCTAACTAGCCAAATTAGTGATTCTGTTATTGCTGTTGACCAATCTTCTGAACAAATATCTCAAATGGCGTCATCTATTGAGCAAGTTGCTTCTACGTCTTCCACACTATCAGAAAGTGCGGCACAGGTTAGCGAAACCACTAATCAGGTATTATCAATATTGCAGCAGGGGACGTCATCCTCTAATACCAGTCAGCACACTGTAGAAGAGTTTGCCAAAGAAGTAACCGAAATGGCTAATGACCTAGCGTTATTGCAGGAAGAGTGTTCACGGATAGGTTCAGTGTTAGATGTGATTAGAGGTATTGCCGAACAAACGAATTTGCTGGCATTAAATGCTGCGATTGAAGCCGCACGCGCTGGAGAGCAAGGGCGAGGCTTTGCTGTGGTAGCTGATGAAGTTCGAGCATTGGCACATCGTACTCAGGAATCTACGGTAGAAATTCAATCTATGGTGGAAGGATTACAAGAAAAGTCTAACAATGCGGTTAACGCTATTGCTAAAGGACAAACATTAACGCAAGACAGCTTGCAGCACTCAGCAGAAGTGGTTGAAGCATTAGAAAAAATTGGTCAGGTCTTTACCGAGGTTGATACCTTAACCTCACAGATCGCCAGTGGTACTCATGAACAGCAACATTCAACTTCATCGATTAACGATAACATGAGTGCTGTAGTGGCATTAAGCCAGGAAATTAATCATGGCCTTAATCGCGTTGCTGAGCATGCTGAACAGCAAAAAGCGACCGCAGAAGAAGTGGATGTGACACTTAATCGAATTTGTGTCTAA
- a CDS encoding DUF2897 family protein codes for MITFILILGCVSIVVGALMLILQSAKKFKLSDEQLKQIKAREHEQQLKDKE; via the coding sequence ATGATAACTTTTATTCTTATCCTTGGCTGTGTTTCCATAGTGGTAGGCGCATTGATGTTGATTTTACAATCAGCGAAAAAATTCAAATTAAGCGATGAGCAATTAAAACAGATAAAAGCCAGAGAGCATGAACAGCAATTAAAAGATAAAGAATAA
- a CDS encoding TetR/AcrR family transcriptional regulator, with amino-acid sequence MNHISKAKSSYHHGDLRQSLLVTATEMLNTQGINSLSLRKIAENVGVSRTAAYHHFKDKHDLLCAIAAQGFSQWQQQAEQLMAKQYAVKKQAYREFVSAYIHFATENANLYDLMFGRTIWKDQGSNETLRQAAYPSFDYQVKITQHWQTLGLLPQTTSALRLAQVIWGTLHGIAKLLIDGIYKDNTNVDEMCDCAVQLFVSTQTNS; translated from the coding sequence ATGAACCATATTTCAAAAGCAAAAAGCTCATACCATCACGGTGACCTACGCCAGTCGTTATTGGTTACAGCAACCGAGATGCTCAATACTCAGGGGATTAATAGTTTATCATTGCGAAAAATTGCCGAAAATGTTGGCGTTTCCCGTACTGCGGCTTACCATCATTTTAAAGATAAACATGATTTACTGTGCGCAATAGCAGCACAAGGGTTTAGCCAATGGCAACAACAGGCAGAACAACTAATGGCTAAACAGTATGCCGTCAAAAAACAGGCCTATAGAGAATTTGTCTCCGCTTATATTCACTTTGCTACCGAAAATGCGAACCTTTATGATTTAATGTTTGGCCGCACCATCTGGAAAGATCAAGGCAGCAATGAAACATTAAGACAAGCGGCCTATCCAAGTTTTGATTATCAGGTAAAAATCACTCAGCATTGGCAAACACTTGGTCTATTACCACAAACCACGTCTGCACTTAGGTTAGCGCAAGTGATCTGGGGCACCTTACATGGCATAGCCAAACTTTTAATCGATGGTATCTACAAAGACAACACGAATGTTGATGAAATGTGTGATTGCGCTGTTCAATTATTTGTATCAACTCAAACTAATTCTTAA
- a CDS encoding PilZ domain-containing protein translates to MTMQANQDKLAQYAQFFTIEHSFSINVKTLDNKQVSDFSQFLEQMPTPFKMVGEMSTIDQAALKPLQALTGVAGQLVDYLKHQAQKIDLLMNYILQQQNEDNARFQGVSFGGAGIAFISDKPWQLNQLVELKLFLPEENAAIYCFAEVIDISPQEQQFHHKLLFHFIRDEDRELLVRASLHKQTKQLQQLAQQRQQNTEH, encoded by the coding sequence ATGACAATGCAGGCTAATCAAGACAAATTGGCACAATATGCTCAATTTTTTACTATAGAGCATTCATTTAGCATTAATGTTAAAACGCTTGATAACAAGCAAGTCAGCGATTTTTCACAATTTTTAGAGCAAATGCCAACACCGTTTAAAATGGTTGGTGAAATGTCTACTATCGATCAGGCGGCACTAAAACCACTACAGGCACTTACTGGCGTAGCGGGACAATTAGTTGATTACCTCAAACATCAGGCACAGAAAATAGACCTGTTAATGAACTATATTTTACAGCAACAAAACGAAGACAACGCTCGTTTTCAGGGAGTGAGTTTTGGCGGAGCTGGAATCGCCTTTATTAGCGATAAACCGTGGCAATTAAACCAGTTAGTAGAACTTAAGTTATTTTTACCTGAGGAAAATGCCGCTATTTATTGCTTTGCTGAAGTGATCGATATTTCACCACAGGAACAGCAGTTTCATCATAAATTATTATTTCATTTTATTCGCGATGAAGACAGAGAGTTACTAGTTAGAGCAAGTTTACATAAACAAACTAAGCAATTACAGCAGCTGGCACAACAACGCCAGCAGAACACTGAACATTAA
- a CDS encoding threonine/serine ThrE exporter family protein — protein sequence MTAPEDFTEKRRFIIRLGKALHKFGTPAYRMEAHLQSVSTFLGLQASFIVTPTSLTFILSGDDDHQEYNHMLRVTPGDMDLGSLARTDELVDELSSGQRTLSEAIERLDEIANKPNPYGRLLTFFAFGASSGAFAMLMRTSWNDVFWSTLLGLLVCIFVFWSERSKRVTEMLEPLSALTCALLASGITLIDPSINAPLVILSSIIAFIPGLALTLGLSELAARNLMSGTARVMDAIMVLFKLYFGAVLGMALGNKFWGIAEYIKPEAMPNWAAWAAVTTLSISLVILFKVRKKDAPWGILSGYIAFAASMWGAIHLGVALGAFVGAFALGIYSNIFSRLMNLPSSIVKLLGLVVLVPGSKVYMGLNIAVSGQEIISNSAGISSQAFLIFMSLVAGLIFANVIFPARKSL from the coding sequence ATGACCGCTCCCGAAGACTTCACTGAAAAACGTCGCTTTATCATTCGCCTCGGTAAAGCATTGCATAAATTTGGTACGCCAGCCTATCGAATGGAAGCCCATTTACAAAGTGTTTCGACTTTCCTTGGACTGCAAGCAAGTTTTATTGTCACGCCAACGTCATTAACTTTTATCTTATCCGGTGATGATGATCATCAGGAATATAACCATATGCTAAGGGTTACTCCCGGTGATATGGATTTAGGCTCGCTGGCACGTACCGATGAATTAGTCGATGAGTTAAGTTCGGGGCAACGAACTTTAAGCGAAGCAATTGAAAGACTAGATGAAATAGCCAATAAACCGAATCCCTACGGTCGATTACTAACCTTCTTTGCTTTTGGCGCTTCAAGTGGGGCTTTTGCCATGCTGATGCGTACCAGCTGGAACGATGTCTTTTGGTCTACGTTACTCGGGTTGTTAGTTTGTATCTTTGTCTTTTGGTCTGAGCGCTCCAAACGCGTTACTGAGATGCTGGAACCACTTTCCGCACTCACCTGTGCTTTACTTGCATCAGGCATTACCCTTATCGATCCCAGTATAAATGCACCACTAGTGATCTTATCTTCCATTATCGCCTTTATCCCCGGATTAGCGCTGACGTTAGGCTTATCGGAGCTCGCTGCTCGAAATTTAATGTCAGGAACGGCCAGGGTAATGGACGCGATTATGGTGCTATTTAAGCTCTATTTTGGCGCGGTTTTAGGCATGGCTTTGGGTAATAAATTTTGGGGGATTGCCGAATATATCAAACCAGAAGCTATGCCAAACTGGGCCGCCTGGGCGGCGGTTACTACCTTATCTATCAGCCTAGTGATTTTATTTAAGGTACGGAAAAAAGACGCGCCCTGGGGGATTTTATCCGGTTACATTGCTTTTGCAGCGAGTATGTGGGGAGCAATACATTTAGGTGTTGCCTTAGGCGCTTTTGTTGGTGCCTTTGCTTTAGGCATTTACAGTAATATCTTTTCGCGTTTAATGAACTTACCATCAAGCATAGTAAAGCTACTTGGGTTAGTTGTATTGGTCCCGGGAAGTAAAGTTTATATGGGCCTTAATATCGCAGTGTCAGGTCAGGAAATTATTAGTAATAGCGCAGGTATTAGTTCACAGGCATTTTTGATCTTTATGTCGTTAGTGGCAGGATTAATTTTTGCTAATGTTATTTTCCCCGCACGTAAGTCTCTGTAA